One genomic region from Macaca mulatta isolate MMU2019108-1 chromosome 20, T2T-MMU8v2.0, whole genome shotgun sequence encodes:
- the IGFALS gene encoding insulin-like growth factor-binding protein complex acid labile subunit isoform X3: protein MALRKGGLALALLLLSWVALGPRSLEGAEPGTPGEAEGPACPATCACSYDEEANELSVFCSSRNLTRLPDGIPGGTQALWLDSNNLSSIPPAAFRNLSSLAFLNLQGGQLGSLEPQALLGLENLCHLHLERNQLRSLAVGTFAHTPALASLGLSNNRLSRLEDGLFEGLGNLWDLNLGWNSLAVLPDAAFRGLGGLRELVLAGNRLAYLQPALFSGLAELRELDLSRNALRAIKANVFAQLPRLQKLYLDRNLIAAVAPGAFLGLKALRWLDLSHNRVAGLLEDTFPGLLGLRVLRLSHNAIASLRPRTFEDLHFLEELQLGHNRIRQLAERSFEGLGQLEVLTLDHNQLQEVKVGAFLGLTNVAVMNLSGNCLRNLPEQVFRGLGKLHSLHLEGSCLGRIRPHTFAGLSGLRRLFLKDNGLVGIEEQSLWGLAELLELDLTSNQLTHLPHQLFQGLGKLEYLLLSHNRLAELPADALGPLQRAFWLDVSHNRLEALPGSLLAPLGRLRYLNLRNNSLRTFTPQPPGLERLWLEGNPWDCSCPLKALWDFALQNPSAVPRFVQAICEGDDYQPPVYTYNNITCTSPPEVAGLDLRDLGEAHFAPC from the exons ATGGCCCTGAGGAAAG GAGGCCTGGCCTTGGCGCTGCTGCTGCTGTCCTGGGTGGCACTCGGCCCCCGCAGCCTGGAGGGCGCAGAGCCCGGAACGCCGGGGGAAGCCGAGGGCCCAGCATGCCCGGCCACCTGTGCCTGCAGCTACGATGAGGAGGCGAATGAGCTCAGCGTCTTCTGCAGCTCCAGGAACCTCACGCGCCTGCCTGACGGGATCCCGGGCGGCACCCAAGCCCTGTGGTTGGACAGCAACAACCTCTCGTCCATCCCCCCGGCGGCTTTCCGGAACCTCTCCAGCCTGGCCTTCCTCAACTTGCAGGGCGGCCAGCTGGGCAGCCTGGAGCCGCAGGCACTGCTGGGCCTGGAGAACCTGTGCCACCTGCACTTGGAGCGGAACCAGCTGCGCAGCCTGGCGGTCGGCACCTTTGCGCACACACCCGCGCTGGCCTCGCTGGGCCTCAGCAACAACCGCCTGAGCAGGCTGGAGGACGGGCTCTTTGAGGGCCTCGGCAACCTCTGGGACCTCAACCTTGGCTGGAATAGCCTGGCCGTGCTCCCCGATGCGGCGTTCCGTGGTCTGGGCGGCCTGCGTGAGCTGGTGCTGGCGGGCAACAGGCTTGCCTACCTGCAGCCCGCACTCTTCAGCGGCCTGGCCGAGCTCCGGGAGCTGGACCTGAGCAGGAACGCGCTGCGGGCCATCAAGGCCAACGTGTTCGCGCAGCTGCCCCGGCTCCAGAAGCTCTACCTGGACCGCAACCTCATCGCTGCCGTGGCCCCGGGCGCCTTCCTGGGCCTGAAGGCACTGCGATGGCTGGACCTGTCCCACAACCGCGTGGCTGGCCTCCTGGAGGACACGTTCCCCGGCCTGCTGGGCCTGCGCGTGCTGCGGCTGTCCCACAACGCCATCGCCAGCCTGCGGCCCCGCACCTTCGAGGACCTGCACTTTCTGGAGGAGCTGCAGCTGGGCCACAACCGCATCCGGCAGCTGGCCGAGCGCAGCTTTGAGGGCCTGGGGCAACTCGAGGTGCTCACGCTGGACCACAACCAgctccaggaggtcaaggtgggcgccTTCCTCGGCCTCACCAACGTGGCGGTCATGAACCTCTCTGGGAACTGTCTCCGGAACCTTCCGGAGCAGGTGTTCCGGGGCCTGGGCAAGCTGCACAGCCTGCACCTGGAGGGCAGCTGCCTGGGCCGCATCCGCCCACACACCTTCGCCGGCCTCTCAGGGCTCCGCCGCCTCTTCCTCAAGGACAACGGCCTCGTGGGCATTGAGGAGCAGAGCCTGTGGGGGCTGGCGGAGCTGCTGGAGCTCGACCTGACCTCCAACCAGCTCACGCACCTGCCCCACCAGCTCTTCCAGGGCCTGGGCAAGCTGGAGTACCTGCTGCTCTCCCACAACCGCCTGGCGGAGCTGCCGGCGGATGCCCTGGGCCCCCTGCAGCGGGCCTTCTGGCTGGACGTCTCGCACAACCGCCTGGAGGCGTTGCCCGGCAGCCTCTTGGCACCGCTGGGGCGGCTGCGTTACCTCAACCTCAGGAACAACTCACTGCGGACCTTCACGCCGCAGCCCCCTGGCCTGGAGCGCCTGTGGCTGGAGGGCAACCCCTGGGACTGCAGCTGCCCCCTCAAGGCGCTATGGGACTTTGCCCTGCAGAACCCCAGTGCCGTGCCCCGCTTCGTCCAGGCCATCTGTGAGGGGGACGACTACCAACCCCCCGTGTACACCTACAACAACATCACCTGCACCAGCCCGCCCGAGGTCGCGGGGCTCGACCTGCGGGACCTCGGCGAGGCCCACTTCGCTCCCTGCTGA
- the IGFALS gene encoding insulin-like growth factor-binding protein complex acid labile subunit isoform X1, giving the protein MALRKADDLEPQFTPEHCFRLCWYQAHSGRALLGPPPQASPPTGGLALALLLLSWVALGPRSLEGAEPGTPGEAEGPACPATCACSYDEEANELSVFCSSRNLTRLPDGIPGGTQALWLDSNNLSSIPPAAFRNLSSLAFLNLQGGQLGSLEPQALLGLENLCHLHLERNQLRSLAVGTFAHTPALASLGLSNNRLSRLEDGLFEGLGNLWDLNLGWNSLAVLPDAAFRGLGGLRELVLAGNRLAYLQPALFSGLAELRELDLSRNALRAIKANVFAQLPRLQKLYLDRNLIAAVAPGAFLGLKALRWLDLSHNRVAGLLEDTFPGLLGLRVLRLSHNAIASLRPRTFEDLHFLEELQLGHNRIRQLAERSFEGLGQLEVLTLDHNQLQEVKVGAFLGLTNVAVMNLSGNCLRNLPEQVFRGLGKLHSLHLEGSCLGRIRPHTFAGLSGLRRLFLKDNGLVGIEEQSLWGLAELLELDLTSNQLTHLPHQLFQGLGKLEYLLLSHNRLAELPADALGPLQRAFWLDVSHNRLEALPGSLLAPLGRLRYLNLRNNSLRTFTPQPPGLERLWLEGNPWDCSCPLKALWDFALQNPSAVPRFVQAICEGDDYQPPVYTYNNITCTSPPEVAGLDLRDLGEAHFAPC; this is encoded by the exons ATGGCCCTGAGGAAAG CGGATGACCTCGAGCCTCAGTTCACACCTGAGCACTGCTTCCGGCTGTGCTGGTATCAGGCTCACTCGGGCAGAGCCCTCCTCGGGCCGCCTCCCCAAGCCTCTCCCCCCACAGGAGGCCTGGCCTTGGCGCTGCTGCTGCTGTCCTGGGTGGCACTCGGCCCCCGCAGCCTGGAGGGCGCAGAGCCCGGAACGCCGGGGGAAGCCGAGGGCCCAGCATGCCCGGCCACCTGTGCCTGCAGCTACGATGAGGAGGCGAATGAGCTCAGCGTCTTCTGCAGCTCCAGGAACCTCACGCGCCTGCCTGACGGGATCCCGGGCGGCACCCAAGCCCTGTGGTTGGACAGCAACAACCTCTCGTCCATCCCCCCGGCGGCTTTCCGGAACCTCTCCAGCCTGGCCTTCCTCAACTTGCAGGGCGGCCAGCTGGGCAGCCTGGAGCCGCAGGCACTGCTGGGCCTGGAGAACCTGTGCCACCTGCACTTGGAGCGGAACCAGCTGCGCAGCCTGGCGGTCGGCACCTTTGCGCACACACCCGCGCTGGCCTCGCTGGGCCTCAGCAACAACCGCCTGAGCAGGCTGGAGGACGGGCTCTTTGAGGGCCTCGGCAACCTCTGGGACCTCAACCTTGGCTGGAATAGCCTGGCCGTGCTCCCCGATGCGGCGTTCCGTGGTCTGGGCGGCCTGCGTGAGCTGGTGCTGGCGGGCAACAGGCTTGCCTACCTGCAGCCCGCACTCTTCAGCGGCCTGGCCGAGCTCCGGGAGCTGGACCTGAGCAGGAACGCGCTGCGGGCCATCAAGGCCAACGTGTTCGCGCAGCTGCCCCGGCTCCAGAAGCTCTACCTGGACCGCAACCTCATCGCTGCCGTGGCCCCGGGCGCCTTCCTGGGCCTGAAGGCACTGCGATGGCTGGACCTGTCCCACAACCGCGTGGCTGGCCTCCTGGAGGACACGTTCCCCGGCCTGCTGGGCCTGCGCGTGCTGCGGCTGTCCCACAACGCCATCGCCAGCCTGCGGCCCCGCACCTTCGAGGACCTGCACTTTCTGGAGGAGCTGCAGCTGGGCCACAACCGCATCCGGCAGCTGGCCGAGCGCAGCTTTGAGGGCCTGGGGCAACTCGAGGTGCTCACGCTGGACCACAACCAgctccaggaggtcaaggtgggcgccTTCCTCGGCCTCACCAACGTGGCGGTCATGAACCTCTCTGGGAACTGTCTCCGGAACCTTCCGGAGCAGGTGTTCCGGGGCCTGGGCAAGCTGCACAGCCTGCACCTGGAGGGCAGCTGCCTGGGCCGCATCCGCCCACACACCTTCGCCGGCCTCTCAGGGCTCCGCCGCCTCTTCCTCAAGGACAACGGCCTCGTGGGCATTGAGGAGCAGAGCCTGTGGGGGCTGGCGGAGCTGCTGGAGCTCGACCTGACCTCCAACCAGCTCACGCACCTGCCCCACCAGCTCTTCCAGGGCCTGGGCAAGCTGGAGTACCTGCTGCTCTCCCACAACCGCCTGGCGGAGCTGCCGGCGGATGCCCTGGGCCCCCTGCAGCGGGCCTTCTGGCTGGACGTCTCGCACAACCGCCTGGAGGCGTTGCCCGGCAGCCTCTTGGCACCGCTGGGGCGGCTGCGTTACCTCAACCTCAGGAACAACTCACTGCGGACCTTCACGCCGCAGCCCCCTGGCCTGGAGCGCCTGTGGCTGGAGGGCAACCCCTGGGACTGCAGCTGCCCCCTCAAGGCGCTATGGGACTTTGCCCTGCAGAACCCCAGTGCCGTGCCCCGCTTCGTCCAGGCCATCTGTGAGGGGGACGACTACCAACCCCCCGTGTACACCTACAACAACATCACCTGCACCAGCCCGCCCGAGGTCGCGGGGCTCGACCTGCGGGACCTCGGCGAGGCCCACTTCGCTCCCTGCTGA
- the IGFALS gene encoding insulin-like growth factor-binding protein complex acid labile subunit isoform X2 has protein sequence MAGHTFLWALCTQAVTVGRPGPHQSLGAQQGAGGLALALLLLSWVALGPRSLEGAEPGTPGEAEGPACPATCACSYDEEANELSVFCSSRNLTRLPDGIPGGTQALWLDSNNLSSIPPAAFRNLSSLAFLNLQGGQLGSLEPQALLGLENLCHLHLERNQLRSLAVGTFAHTPALASLGLSNNRLSRLEDGLFEGLGNLWDLNLGWNSLAVLPDAAFRGLGGLRELVLAGNRLAYLQPALFSGLAELRELDLSRNALRAIKANVFAQLPRLQKLYLDRNLIAAVAPGAFLGLKALRWLDLSHNRVAGLLEDTFPGLLGLRVLRLSHNAIASLRPRTFEDLHFLEELQLGHNRIRQLAERSFEGLGQLEVLTLDHNQLQEVKVGAFLGLTNVAVMNLSGNCLRNLPEQVFRGLGKLHSLHLEGSCLGRIRPHTFAGLSGLRRLFLKDNGLVGIEEQSLWGLAELLELDLTSNQLTHLPHQLFQGLGKLEYLLLSHNRLAELPADALGPLQRAFWLDVSHNRLEALPGSLLAPLGRLRYLNLRNNSLRTFTPQPPGLERLWLEGNPWDCSCPLKALWDFALQNPSAVPRFVQAICEGDDYQPPVYTYNNITCTSPPEVAGLDLRDLGEAHFAPC, from the exons ATGGCTGGGCACACATTCCTGTGGGCTCTCTGCACACAAGCGGTGACTGTGGGGCGGCCAGGCCCTCACCAGAGCCTTGGGGCACAGCAAGGGGCAG GAGGCCTGGCCTTGGCGCTGCTGCTGCTGTCCTGGGTGGCACTCGGCCCCCGCAGCCTGGAGGGCGCAGAGCCCGGAACGCCGGGGGAAGCCGAGGGCCCAGCATGCCCGGCCACCTGTGCCTGCAGCTACGATGAGGAGGCGAATGAGCTCAGCGTCTTCTGCAGCTCCAGGAACCTCACGCGCCTGCCTGACGGGATCCCGGGCGGCACCCAAGCCCTGTGGTTGGACAGCAACAACCTCTCGTCCATCCCCCCGGCGGCTTTCCGGAACCTCTCCAGCCTGGCCTTCCTCAACTTGCAGGGCGGCCAGCTGGGCAGCCTGGAGCCGCAGGCACTGCTGGGCCTGGAGAACCTGTGCCACCTGCACTTGGAGCGGAACCAGCTGCGCAGCCTGGCGGTCGGCACCTTTGCGCACACACCCGCGCTGGCCTCGCTGGGCCTCAGCAACAACCGCCTGAGCAGGCTGGAGGACGGGCTCTTTGAGGGCCTCGGCAACCTCTGGGACCTCAACCTTGGCTGGAATAGCCTGGCCGTGCTCCCCGATGCGGCGTTCCGTGGTCTGGGCGGCCTGCGTGAGCTGGTGCTGGCGGGCAACAGGCTTGCCTACCTGCAGCCCGCACTCTTCAGCGGCCTGGCCGAGCTCCGGGAGCTGGACCTGAGCAGGAACGCGCTGCGGGCCATCAAGGCCAACGTGTTCGCGCAGCTGCCCCGGCTCCAGAAGCTCTACCTGGACCGCAACCTCATCGCTGCCGTGGCCCCGGGCGCCTTCCTGGGCCTGAAGGCACTGCGATGGCTGGACCTGTCCCACAACCGCGTGGCTGGCCTCCTGGAGGACACGTTCCCCGGCCTGCTGGGCCTGCGCGTGCTGCGGCTGTCCCACAACGCCATCGCCAGCCTGCGGCCCCGCACCTTCGAGGACCTGCACTTTCTGGAGGAGCTGCAGCTGGGCCACAACCGCATCCGGCAGCTGGCCGAGCGCAGCTTTGAGGGCCTGGGGCAACTCGAGGTGCTCACGCTGGACCACAACCAgctccaggaggtcaaggtgggcgccTTCCTCGGCCTCACCAACGTGGCGGTCATGAACCTCTCTGGGAACTGTCTCCGGAACCTTCCGGAGCAGGTGTTCCGGGGCCTGGGCAAGCTGCACAGCCTGCACCTGGAGGGCAGCTGCCTGGGCCGCATCCGCCCACACACCTTCGCCGGCCTCTCAGGGCTCCGCCGCCTCTTCCTCAAGGACAACGGCCTCGTGGGCATTGAGGAGCAGAGCCTGTGGGGGCTGGCGGAGCTGCTGGAGCTCGACCTGACCTCCAACCAGCTCACGCACCTGCCCCACCAGCTCTTCCAGGGCCTGGGCAAGCTGGAGTACCTGCTGCTCTCCCACAACCGCCTGGCGGAGCTGCCGGCGGATGCCCTGGGCCCCCTGCAGCGGGCCTTCTGGCTGGACGTCTCGCACAACCGCCTGGAGGCGTTGCCCGGCAGCCTCTTGGCACCGCTGGGGCGGCTGCGTTACCTCAACCTCAGGAACAACTCACTGCGGACCTTCACGCCGCAGCCCCCTGGCCTGGAGCGCCTGTGGCTGGAGGGCAACCCCTGGGACTGCAGCTGCCCCCTCAAGGCGCTATGGGACTTTGCCCTGCAGAACCCCAGTGCCGTGCCCCGCTTCGTCCAGGCCATCTGTGAGGGGGACGACTACCAACCCCCCGTGTACACCTACAACAACATCACCTGCACCAGCCCGCCCGAGGTCGCGGGGCTCGACCTGCGGGACCTCGGCGAGGCCCACTTCGCTCCCTGCTGA